AGATATTACAAAAAAAAAACAGGCAAGTAAAGAAAAAACCCTTGACAAAAAAAACAAACAGTGTTTATATTATCAAATGTATTAGTAATAATAAATAATGTTCGATAAAAGGAGGCTGAAATGAAAAAAGTCGTTCTAAAAAAAGAAAACACAAAAAAGAGCATAAACAAAAGAATCAGGGAACATAAATCAAAAACAGCAAGATACCTGTTTTCGTGGAATCCCCTGTTCATCTGGTGAGGTTTGAAATGAAAACAGTAAAAACTTGTATTTTAACCCCAATGAATTTCCGGTTATATCCATTTTACGACGAATCGAAGATAAATATCTTCGATAACTGTTCACCGTTTTTGAAAAATTTCTGACATAAAAGTTCCGTTAGAGCCGGCGAAGTATTATAATCCATTACTTCGCCGGTTTTTTTATGCAAAAGAAAATTGAATTTGATGAGAGGAAAAATGATTCTTCTTGAAAATTGTCTCGCCATTGCGACCTTCGACGAAAATGAAAGAGAGTTATCAGGTTACGACATCCTTATCGACGGAAAAAAGATTAAAAAAATAGACAAACCCGTCGTTATACCAGCCGATTTTACCGGCGAAAAAATTGACTGCCGAAATCATGTTGCCGTACCCGGATTTACAAACACCCATCATCACATGTTCCAGTCTCTGACGAGAAATGTTGGACCTGTTCAAAACGCAAAGCTTTTTGACTGGCTGACATTTTTGTACGGAGTTTGGTCCGGCATCGACGAAGAGTGTGTCTATTTTTCCACGCTTCTTTCATGCGCGGAACTGCTAAAAACCGGCTGTGCAGTTACGTCAGACCACATGTATCTATATCCTCCGGGAATATCAGGGAGTATACTCGAGATTCAGTTTGAAGCTGCTGCAAAAATCGGCATTAGATTCGCACCTTCCCGCGGAACGATGACCAGGGGTAAAAGTAACGGAGGTCTGCCTCCGGATAAAATTGTACAAAATCCCGAAACTGTAATAAAAGACATGGAAGAATCCATTGGCCGTTTTCATGACCCCGATCCTTTTTCCATGTCGAGAATAATTCTCGCTCCGTGCAGCCCTTTCACGGTCGAAAAACAAGTCATGAAGGACGCCCTTCAACTGGGACGGTCAAAAAACGTGATTCTCCACACGCATCTCGCTGAAACTCGCGACGAAGATATATTCTGCAAGGAAACGTACGGTAAAAGACCTCTAGAATTGATGGCCGAACTGGAATGGATCGGCAAAGACGTTTTTTACGCCCACGGCATCTGGTTCACCGACGATGAAATTCGCCTTCTCGCTCTATCAGGAACAGGCATATCCCACTGCCCTTCGTCTAACATGCGTCTTGGTTCAGGAATCGCTAAAATAAAAAAAATGAAAGAGCTCGGTGTCAGGATATCTCTCGGTGTTGACGGCTCTGCTTCGAACGACAGTTCGGACATGCTCGCGGAAGCAAGAAACGCCATGCTTCTGGCGAGAGTGAGTGGAGGCCCGGACGCCTTGACGGCAAGAGACGTGCTCAGGTTCGCGTGTAAAAACGGCGCACAAATGCTCGGTTTTGAAAACTCAGGAAGCATTGAAGAGGGTAAATCCGCCGACATATCGCTCTTCGACATGAGCGGATTGGAACGCGCAGGATCGCTCTCCGATCCCGTCGCTTCACTTGTTTTTACAGGTTTTTCTCATCAGGCAGACATGACTGTCGTAAACGGTAAAATTGTGGTCAGAAATGGAAAACTGACGACGTGCGATGAACGTGAAATCACGGAAAAAGCTTGTTTATTGTCGAAAAAACTGCTCGAAAAACGCGCCTGACACAACTGTTTCCACAATCTTCTTCATACTTTTAATCGCAATAAACCACAGGCAATTCATTCCAGTCGGTAGTGAACCTTTTTGAAAGCCGGTTTCTTTTCATCTTCCACGATCCGTCAAATCCTGATGAAGCGAATTTGATGGTGTTGTTACCCATTTTTTTGTTTATCTCGTCTATTGTTTTCATTATTTTTGAATCTCCATTATCCTCGCCGAATTCCGAGAACAAAGAATTCGACGTTTCTTCTTCTCCTATCAAACCTGTAAAAACAATTCCTGCTTTTTTGTATTTGTAACCTTGTTTGTAAATTTTTTCGAGTGCCCTGTGCGCGAGTTTTATCAGGGGGGGCGGATAGGCCGTAGGTGAAGCGATTTTGACATCCAGCCAATTTGCGTATTGAAGATCTTTATCACTAAACCTGTCCGTGGTTATGTAAACAGTCATTGTCAGCGGGATAGATTTCTGTTTTCTCATCTTGTCGGAGGCGACGGTTACATACTCGGACAACGCTGTTTTAAGTTCATTTATTTTCTCTACGGGTCTCCCGAATGACCTGGAACAGGCGATCCCTTTTTTATCCGGTACTGCAGATTCGAGATCTATGCAAGGAATACCGTTGAGTTCTAGGGCAGTCTTCAGCCCCGTTACCGTCAAGTTCTTCAACACCCAGTCCCTGTCGGCATTTTTCAAATCGAGTGCGGAGAATATACCATTTGCCGCAAGTTTATCCGACTGCTTCAACCCTATTCCCCACAAATCCCGAGTGTTCGTCTTCGAAAGGATTTCGTCTATTTTTGTTCGGTCGAATAGACTGAAGACGCCGCTGTCGCTTTTTTTGGCATTTCTGTTGGCCGCTTTTGCGAGAGTTTTCGTTTGCGCGACTCCGACAGAAACCGGAATTCCTGTCCATTTTAAAACCGTATTTTTTATTTCTCTCGCGTATGAAGTCATGTCCTGTTCCGTAAATCCACCCAGAGAGACAAACGCCTCGTCTATCGAATATACCTCGATTTCAGGAGAAAATCTTTTCAGGGTTTGCATAACCCTCGATGACATGTCCTGGTACAGCGCGTAATTTGAGGAAAATACGCGGACAAAATTTTTCATGACGAGATCTTTTATCTTAAAAACCGGTGTACCCATTTCAATACCGAGCGCTTTTGCTTCGTTGGACCTTGATACGACACATCCGTCGTTGTTAGAAAGAACTATGACGGGGACGCTCTTTAAAGAGGGTTCGAAAACTCTCTCGCATGAAACATAAAAATTATTGCAGTCGACCAGGGCTATCGGAGGAACGTCTTTTTCCATTTGATCCCCGTCACAAAGGATGTATGACGTGCGTTACGACGCCCCACACTTCGCAATTCATTTCTGATTTTATCTCAATGGGTTTAAAATTGTCATTTTCGGGAATAAGGAATATTTTGTCTTTTTTTTTCATTATTCTCTTAACAGTGAATTCACCGTCGAGGACAGCTATGACTATTTTGTTGTTGGCTGGTTCCTGAGACCTGTCTACTATGAGCAGGTCTCCGGAATGAATTCCGGCCCCTATCATGGAATCTCCGGACACTTTGATAAAAAAAGTCGCCGAAGGATGTTTTATAAGATACTCGTTCAAATCCAGCTTTTTCTCCGAGTATTCTTCCGCCGGCGAAGGGAATCCGGCCGATATTTTAGTATGAAAAAAGGGCAGTTTTCGTTTTGTTCTTTTTTCAAAAGAAAATATTTCGGTTACTTTAATCTCTTTGTTGTCCACACCGGATTTTATTTGTTTTACACATCAGGGTCAATCCCGGGAACAGGAGCGTGGGTTTTACGGGAAATCCAATCGAATATTTCTTTTTTCATTTTTGAGTGTTTCCTGTAATTTTCGCGCCTTGCACGATCGGAAACAAGCTCCGCGAACGCTCCGCCGTGCTTTTTCAGAAGACCGGTCATCCTGTATATGTAAGCTAAAAAAATGTCAGGGAAATAATTTTTTGTTCCGTGCAATTCTTTAATCACGTCGGGTTTTGGAAAAAGGCTGTAAAAAATACTCCTGAAATTCTGCCGCAAACCTTCATCTTTTTTGAATCTGCTGAAAGCGCTGTGCATAAGAACCGGGTCGTCCCTGATCAGGGAGATTGCATCGTATATTATTTTTTTATCGGGCGTGTTCACTGCGGCAATTATTCCGGTTTCCGGCGGGAAATTAACACCGAAAATTTCCTCCGCCGTCCTGAAGACCAGGCTTACTGCTCTTTGGGCATGACCTGACAATGTTATTTGACAAAACTTTTCCCAGTCAATCTTTTCAAGGCATACAATCTCGGCGATGTCCAGAAGATGAATAATTTTTAGACAAAAACCGTGCTGAAAAGAAAGATGCACGCAAAGAAACAACAGAAGATATTCCAAAGACATTACTTCAATTTCAACTCCGGCGATTTTCTCTTTAACCGCGTTTTTCCAGATATCGTTCAGAGAAATAGTGAAAGGATTTTCTTTCGGCAAAATATCCCAATGAAGTTCAATTTTCAAACGCGTTTTGCTATTCTCCAAAAACGAGGTCATGTCGTAGCCCAGGTGATAATGGTATTTTTCTATCCACGTCTTGTTCCACTTCTCTGGTTTCGCCATTGCTCTTAGGAGCCTGTCGGCTTTTTCCGTGTCGTTCTTCCTGACCAGAAGGTCTATGTCCTGCATCGGTCTTTTTTTTAAACTCCCGTATACAGATTCAGCGACGTGCAAACCTTTTAAAAGAATGAATCTTATTCCTTCGTTTTTAAAAACCCTTTGCAGTTCTCCGAGAACAGATGAAAATGCGACTGAATCGCGCCAAAGTGGGGCATACGCGGCGGTAAGTTCCCTAAAAATTTCTCGAGAAATTTCACCTTCTCCGGTTTCTTTCAGCAATTCTGAAAGATAACCCGATACACCGTGCACTGCGGATAATCCGACAATGGTCTTCCACGTTCTCTCCGGAATTTCAGGGAGGGATTTTCCCTTATTCACCGGCGAAATAATCTGCGAAAGAAGCACGAAGGCAGTCTTTTCGGTTTCATTCATGCCGTTTTCCCGTTTCGCCGGTCTGGTATAAATAAGAAGATGCATATATCCCGTTTTTTTCAATCAGTTCTTTATGCAATCCTTCTTCCGAAATCTCTCCGTTTTCCAGAACATACACGTAATCAGCCTTGACAACATTTGAAAATCTGTGGCTTATCAGAATCACAGCGGCTTCTTTGGCGGCTTCCCGCAGGGCTTCCATGACTGATTCTTCGGACAAAGCGTCCAGGTAAGCGGTTGGCTCATCAAAAACATAAACAGACGCCTTTTTGAAAAGACATCTCGCTATCGCGATTTTCTGCCATTCTCCCGCGCTCAGTTCTCTGCCTCCTTCAAACCATCTTCCGAGGCGTGTATCAAAACCTTTTTCCATTTTTTCAATGACAGTTTTGATTCTTGCTTTTTCCGCGATTTCCTTGATCGAGCTAAAATCATTTTGTCTGATGATGTCCCCGAGCCAGACATTTTCACCCGCCGTTAGCTGATATTTCTGAAAATCCTGATACACGGCCGAAACCGATTCGAACCAGGTTTCGGGCTCGATCTGCCGCAAATCGGTGTCATCGGCGATCACCCTTCCTTCGTCGGGGTCGTAAAACCTGCAAATCAGTTTTGCTACCGTTGTTTTGCCAGAGCCGTTCCCTCCGACAATAGCCGTCACGCGACCTCTCTCAAAATCCATGTTCACTCTTTTAAGCGCCTTATCAGGTGATCCGGGATACGAAAAAGTTACGTCTTCAATTTTTACACGGTGTCTGCATTCGGCTTTTACGACCTGCGGCAAAATCGAAACGGCAGTTCTGCTTTTCAACCCGAGAAAATCCGAAAAGTATGACAAAAACAATCCGCTTTCATAAAGACCGACAAACCCGCCAAGAAGACTTCTCAGGCTTCCCTGTCCTCTTTGAAACGCCTGAAAAAACATAACGAGATTGCCTAAAGACAAAATTCCACCGTAAGTTTCAGAGGTCAGGTAAACCAGGAGTGCTGCGAGAACAGCAGACGAAAGAGTCTGCGCGGCGAAATCAGAAGCGGCTCTCTTCTTTTTAATAGAAAGAAGCTGACCTCTCAGCATTTTTCTGAAATTTTTAAATCTCTCTTTGAAAAGACCGGCAATGCCGAAAAGCCTCAGTTCTTTTGCGCTTCCTTCCGAAGTCAGCAAAAAACTGTAATACCAGGTCTCTCTTTCGTATTTCGTTACTTCTTTCTGCCATTTATATGTTTTTTTGACAAAAAACATATGGACTGCCGTGCCCGGTACGACTGCGGCAAATAGCACAAATCCGGCAACGCGGCTGAAAGAAAGAATCAACGCAGCTGTTCCGGCAAAGGTCAGCAGATTCTGAAAAATCGAGAAAATCTGATTCAAGACCACCGTCGGCCTATAGGGAGCTTCTCTTTGTGCTCTGTGAAGCGTGTCATGGTATTCGGGGTTTTCGTAAAATGATATGTCAATCTCAGAGGATTTGCCGTGCATCGTTTCGTAAATCTTATCCATGATTTTCAGGGAGTGATACTCGGTGACGACCTCGTTGAGCGAGTCGGCAATAAAGCTTACCGCGTATGCGGTTCCGGCAGCAACAATCAAAACAAGCGATCTCAAGAAAGCACCATCTGGTTCAGGCGAACTGACTCCCAAAACGACAGAATCGACGAAAAGCTTAACTATGTATAAGAGAGAGACCGGAATCACCGCACGCACGGCGGTAAGAATAATCCTGGCAAAAAGAAGCTTTTTCGAAGCCTGATAGACTGCAGAGAGAGCAGTCATAAACCGCGAAACACCGTTTTTCAAATCAGCCTGTCACATTGTTGAAGGTCCGTTGAGCAGTTTGTCTTCAAACCAATCCCTGTCGTAAAGGTTCATCAGCCTCGTCAATCCTTCCCAAACGTATTCGTCTGTTCCGTCCAAGTGCCTTCTCAGCCAGAAACCGAAAGACATGCCGACTGTCCAGTAAGAATATCCGGTCCCATAATCATATTCTGAAAGCAGATTTCCGTATTCTTTGTCAAGATAAGTCAGCGCTTCAAATCCTCCTTCAACGACAATCTCTTTGTATTTTCTGGAATCGTTTTCTATTACTCTGTATTTATCAAGAAAAAGGTAACTTTCCGTCATGAGCCTGAAAAATCTTCTGAACACCCTCTGATATACATATCTGTATGTTTCTCTTCTGAATCTGTCCTCAGGGGAGGGGATGAGATTTTCATAACCCCAAACGATTATTTCGGGATTGTAATAGCCGAATTCCTCTTCTTTTAAAAGAATCGGTAATTTAGCCGCTCTTTCTATCAATTTCAAATCATAAAAGCGATGAGATCTGTCTATTCCGAGTTGTCTCGCAAAACCGTCCAACAATCCTCCGTAAAACAGAATTCCGTTGACGCCGCCTAAAAGCATTTTTTCCTTGTCGCATGACTCGAACATGTACTCGTAAGGATTCTCGAACCAGGTTTCGTATATAGTCTTCAGGTCTTCTTTCGAGAGAGGTTCGCCGAAACTGCTTCTCCTGTCGAAATTTTTTAACGCCGAACAGGCCGGTAAAAAAAGCGATAAAAAAATGAAAATCGTTACATGCTTTTTCAAATCGCCTCCTTCTGTTTTTCGTCCGTGGACATGAACAAATATTTTGTATATCATTATCCGAAAAATGGCAAGGAGACACAATGAGAACTGTATTGTTAGTTTTGCTGATTACGGCTGTTCTAGCGGGAGGGTGTTCGGAAAAAGCATCCTCAGTCAACACCTCGCAGGATCAAACCGTTCCTGAAAACAATTACTTAAGTTTCAATCTGAAATCGGCTGAAAACCTCAAATATCTGAAAGACGGCGATTACGTTCTTGCTTTTTCCGGCGCGACCGTCACCGAGGGCTCCTACTCAAGTCTTTCACTGCTTTTTTCATCGGCTGTTGATTCTCTTGACAGCGTCTGTTTTGAATTGATGCTGCCGGCTACGGACAGATTTTCAGTGTTTGTCGGTATGTGCACTCCGGAGGGATGTGTGCTGGACCTAATCAAACCAGAAGATAAATTCACGGTATGCGATTCGGAATATGTCGGAATCATGACCGCCTTTGACGAGCCTATTTCGCCGGCGATTCATCTTTCTTACATCAGAGAAGGAAAACCTCTTGAAACAGTGTCATTTGACAAGTTCGAAATAACGTTTGACTCCTTCATGGCCGAAGACGTGTTAATATCCGCTTTGTCAAGTTGCATCAAATTATCATCCGCTCAATATCCGGAACTTGTTTTTCAAGGAAATTTTTCGGTTTCAGAAAAAGAACCGGTTCAAATGATGGTAGATTGACGTTGAATAAATTCGTTTACCTGGTTTACATTCTGATTTTTGGCTGTGCCGGTCATAAGAATTACATTGTCGACAATACATTCGACGGCGACAGCATAACTGTCCGAATAAACAAACCGTTAAAAATTGTTCTTCCGTCGAATCCTTCCACAGGATTTCAGTGGAATCCCTGTTCGACAGACAAAAACATCGTCTCTTTTGACTCTTCGTTCTTCTCAGCCAAAAACGAAGGTCTTTTAGGCTCTCCGGGAGAACAGGTGTTCACGATCAGGATTTTACGCGAAGTTGAACTGGATTTGGTTTTTTATTATTCAAGGGAATGGGAAGAGGTTCCGCCGACAGACACTTTCGAAATATTCATAAAAACAGAACGTTAACAAAAGTCAAAATTCTTCGCAAGTACCGGTCAAAGGT
This window of the candidate division WOR-3 bacterium genome carries:
- a CDS encoding 8-oxoguanine deaminase — its product is MILLENCLAIATFDENERELSGYDILIDGKKIKKIDKPVVIPADFTGEKIDCRNHVAVPGFTNTHHHMFQSLTRNVGPVQNAKLFDWLTFLYGVWSGIDEECVYFSTLLSCAELLKTGCAVTSDHMYLYPPGISGSILEIQFEAAAKIGIRFAPSRGTMTRGKSNGGLPPDKIVQNPETVIKDMEESIGRFHDPDPFSMSRIILAPCSPFTVEKQVMKDALQLGRSKNVILHTHLAETRDEDIFCKETYGKRPLELMAELEWIGKDVFYAHGIWFTDDEIRLLALSGTGISHCPSSNMRLGSGIAKIKKMKELGVRISLGVDGSASNDSSDMLAEARNAMLLARVSGGPDALTARDVLRFACKNGAQMLGFENSGSIEEGKSADISLFDMSGLERAGSLSDPVASLVFTGFSHQADMTVVNGKIVVRNGKLTTCDEREITEKACLLSKKLLEKRA
- a CDS encoding Y-family DNA polymerase; translation: MEKDVPPIALVDCNNFYVSCERVFEPSLKSVPVIVLSNNDGCVVSRSNEAKALGIEMGTPVFKIKDLVMKNFVRVFSSNYALYQDMSSRVMQTLKRFSPEIEVYSIDEAFVSLGGFTEQDMTSYAREIKNTVLKWTGIPVSVGVAQTKTLAKAANRNAKKSDSGVFSLFDRTKIDEILSKTNTRDLWGIGLKQSDKLAANGIFSALDLKNADRDWVLKNLTVTGLKTALELNGIPCIDLESAVPDKKGIACSRSFGRPVEKINELKTALSEYVTVASDKMRKQKSIPLTMTVYITTDRFSDKDLQYANWLDVKIASPTAYPPPLIKLAHRALEKIYKQGYKYKKAGIVFTGLIGEEETSNSLFSEFGEDNGDSKIMKTIDEINKKMGNNTIKFASSGFDGSWKMKRNRLSKRFTTDWNELPVVYCD
- a CDS encoding nucleotidyltransferase family protein — protein: MNETEKTAFVLLSQIISPVNKGKSLPEIPERTWKTIVGLSAVHGVSGYLSELLKETGEGEISREIFRELTAAYAPLWRDSVAFSSVLGELQRVFKNEGIRFILLKGLHVAESVYGSLKKRPMQDIDLLVRKNDTEKADRLLRAMAKPEKWNKTWIEKYHYHLGYDMTSFLENSKTRLKIELHWDILPKENPFTISLNDIWKNAVKEKIAGVEIEVMSLEYLLLFLCVHLSFQHGFCLKIIHLLDIAEIVCLEKIDWEKFCQITLSGHAQRAVSLVFRTAEEIFGVNFPPETGIIAAVNTPDKKIIYDAISLIRDDPVLMHSAFSRFKKDEGLRQNFRSIFYSLFPKPDVIKELHGTKNYFPDIFLAYIYRMTGLLKKHGGAFAELVSDRARRENYRKHSKMKKEIFDWISRKTHAPVPGIDPDV
- a CDS encoding protease inhibitor I42 family protein, which gives rise to MNKFVYLVYILIFGCAGHKNYIVDNTFDGDSITVRINKPLKIVLPSNPSTGFQWNPCSTDKNIVSFDSSFFSAKNEGLLGSPGEQVFTIRILREVELDLVFYYSREWEEVPPTDTFEIFIKTER
- a CDS encoding ABC transporter ATP-binding protein, with product MTALSAVYQASKKLLFARIILTAVRAVIPVSLLYIVKLFVDSVVLGVSSPEPDGAFLRSLVLIVAAGTAYAVSFIADSLNEVVTEYHSLKIMDKIYETMHGKSSEIDISFYENPEYHDTLHRAQREAPYRPTVVLNQIFSIFQNLLTFAGTAALILSFSRVAGFVLFAAVVPGTAVHMFFVKKTYKWQKEVTKYERETWYYSFLLTSEGSAKELRLFGIAGLFKERFKNFRKMLRGQLLSIKKKRAASDFAAQTLSSAVLAALLVYLTSETYGGILSLGNLVMFFQAFQRGQGSLRSLLGGFVGLYESGLFLSYFSDFLGLKSRTAVSILPQVVKAECRHRVKIEDVTFSYPGSPDKALKRVNMDFERGRVTAIVGGNGSGKTTVAKLICRFYDPDEGRVIADDTDLRQIEPETWFESVSAVYQDFQKYQLTAGENVWLGDIIRQNDFSSIKEIAEKARIKTVIEKMEKGFDTRLGRWFEGGRELSAGEWQKIAIARCLFKKASVYVFDEPTAYLDALSEESVMEALREAAKEAAVILISHRFSNVVKADYVYVLENGEISEEGLHKELIEKNGIYASSYLYQTGETGKRHE
- the umuD gene encoding translesion error-prone DNA polymerase V autoproteolytic subunit gives rise to the protein MKVTEIFSFEKRTKRKLPFFHTKISAGFPSPAEEYSEKKLDLNEYLIKHPSATFFIKVSGDSMIGAGIHSGDLLIVDRSQEPANNKIVIAVLDGEFTVKRIMKKKDKIFLIPENDNFKPIEIKSEMNCEVWGVVTHVIHPL